The segment CATCGGGGTCGAAGGGCTTGACCAGATAATCGTCGGCGCCGGCATCCAGGCCGCGGATGCGGTCGCTGACCTGATCACGCGCCGTCAGCACGATGATGGGCAGGGCCGGCGCGCGGTGGCGTATGGCCGGGATCAGGCTCAGGCCCTCGCCGTCAGGCAGATGCAGGTCCAGCAGCACCGCATGCCAGGGCGCCAGCGGCAGGGCCGCACGGGCGGCCGCCAGACTCTCGGCCCGGTCCACGGCAAAACCCTTGTCCTCCAGATAGGCGCACATGGCCGCGGCCAGCGCGGCATCGTCTTCGACAAGCAGTACTCTCACGGGCAGGCTCCTGGCGCCCTCCTGGCACCCGAGTTGCATCTGAACTCGAGCCGCTGAAGGCCAGCTTAAGCGAGCCTTCAGCCCCCGCACCAAGACTCGCGCCCCCAGCCACCCTGTGTTGAAAGTCTCACCCGCATGATCCCCACCCCCGGCACCGCCCTGCTTCCCTGGCTCGCCTGCGCCCTGCTGCTGCTGGGTCTGACGCCCTCCCCGGCCCTGGCCGGCCGACCTTTGCTGGTGGACGATGCCGGCACCAACGAGGCCGGCGCCGGCCATGTGGAGAGCTGGTACGCGCGCCAGGCCGGCAACACCCGGGTCTGGACCGTGGCTCCGGCCTACGCGCCCTGGGAGGGCGTGGAGCTGGGCGCGGCCTATGCCCGCGAGGTGGGCGCCAGCCTGCGCAGCCACAGCCTGCAGGCCAAGCTGCGGCTGGGCAGCCCGGCCGAGGAGGGCGGCTGGCGCCACGCCCTGGTGCTGGGCCTGAGCCATGTGCAGCGCCAGCGCGGCCCCGGCCACTACGCCAGCCTGATCGCCAGCCGCGAGCTGGGGCCGGGCCAGCTGCATCTGAATCTGGGCGCCAGCCGCGCTCCGGGTGGCCCCACGCTGGGCAGCCTGGGCCTGGCCTGGGAACAGGCCCTGGGCCCGGCCACCGGCCATGTGGAGGCACTGGCCCAGGGCGGGGCCAAGCCCATCCTCAATCTGGGCCTGCGCGGCCCGCTGCTGCCGAACCTGCAGCTGGACGGCAGCCTGGGTCGGCAGGACCGCCAGACCCTCTACAGCCTGGGCCTGAAGCTGCAGTTCTGAGGCGGGCGGCGTCTTCAGCTGGTTTTCAGCCAGCGGGTCTGCAATGGCGGGACCGGCAGCCGCCGGCTCACCCACCACTTGCACACAAGGACCCCGTATGAAGACCCCGCGCCACTCCGCCCCCCTGCTGGCCCTTGGTTTCGGCCTGCTGACCCTGAGCCACGCCGCCCTGGCGGGCCCCAGCTGCCAGGTGCCGCCCGAGCGCTGGATGAAGGAGGCCGACTTCCGCAAGACCGTGGAGGCTCAGGGCTACCAGATCAAGACCCTCAAGGTCAGCAAGGGCCGCTGCTACGAGATCTATGGCCAGGACGCGGCCGGCCACAAGGTGGAGATCTACTTCGACCCCGCCACCGCCGCGGTGCTGGAGCGCAAGTGAGCGCGCGCGCCGAGCCGGTCTGGGACCGCTTTGTGCGCGTCTTCCACTGGAGCCTGGTGGCCTGCGTGGCCTTCAATCTGCTGGTGCAGGACGACGGCGAGCGCCTGCACCGCTGGTCGGGCTATCTGGCCAGCGGCCTGGTGCTGGCGCGCATCGTCTGGGGCTTCATCGGCAGCCGGCATGCGCGCTTTGCCGACTTCTTCCCCACGCCGGCGCGGCTGCGCGCCCATCTGCAGGCCCTGCGCGCCGGCCGGCCGGAGGCTCACGAGGGCCACAACCCGCTGGGCGCCCTGATGATGCTGGCCCTGCTGGCCCTGGTGCTGAGCCTGGGCCTCACCGGCTGGATGCAGGGGCTGGACGCCTTCTGGGGCGAGGAATGGCTGGAGGAGCTGCACGAGGGCCTGGCGGCCACGCTGCAGGGCCTGGTGCTGCTGCATGTGGGCGCGGCCCTGCTGATGAGCCATCTGGAGCGGACCGACCTGATCCGCGCCATGATCACCGGCTTCAAGCGGCGCCGCTGAGCGCCTGCTCCCCGCCCTCGGCCGGGCCCAGCTGCACCCGGTTGCGGCCCAGATGTTTGGCGCGGTAGAGCGCCGCATCGGCCCGGGCATAGAGCGCGTCGGCACTGAGCCCCGCCTGGGGCTCGGCCACCGCCACCCCGGCCGAGACGGTCAGGCAGAGTTCGCTGCCCCCCTCGCCGCAGCCGGGAATGCGCAAGGCCTCCACGGCCCGCCGCACCTGCTCGATCAGGCAGTGCGCACCGGGGCCGTCGGTGCCCGGCAGGATGATGCCGAACTCCTCCCCACCCACGCGGCCCAGCACGTCCGAGGCGCGCAGGCGCGAACGCACCTCGACAACGAAGGCGCGCAGCACCGCGTCACCCGCGCGATGCCCGTGCTGGTCATTGATCTGCTTGAAGTGGTCCAGGTCCAGCAGGGCGAAGGCCAGGGGCCGACCCTCGCGCCGGCCGCGCTCCAGGCTGTGGGCCAGCAAGGTGTCGGTGGTCATGCGGTTGAGGCAGCCGGTGAGGCCGTCCAGCGTGGCCATGGTCTCCATCTGCCGCGCCACCCGCTCCAGGCAGGCCAGCACAAAGCCGAAGCCCGAGCCCATCAGGCTCAGAAAGCCCACCAGAAAGGTCAGGCCCGGCACCAGGCCGGTCTGCACCAGGGCGGTATAGCCCTCGGGGCGCAACCAGGCATCCCCGGCGCGCAGCAACAAGGCCCCGGTGGCCAGGCCGAAGGTCAGGGCCACCATGCGCAGCGCCGGCTCGGCCTGCCAGCCCCGGCGCAGGGACAGCAGCAGGCTTGCGCCGGCAAAACCGGCCAGCAGCAGGGACATCAGGGCGGTGCGGGCCCCGGGCGTCCAGTCCAGCAGCAGGCTCAGCGCCAGCCACAGGCAGGACAAGCCCAGCGCTGCCCAGCTCCAGCGCGAGGCCAGGCGCTGGCGCAGATGCAGGGACAGGGCATGGTGGTAGAGCAGCAGGCCCAGGGCGATCAGGGCATTGCCGAAGAGCACCGAGACCCAGTAAGGCGCCCAGATGCGCGCCACCAGCAGGGCAAAGCCCAGCAGCATGGCCCAGCAACCCTGGGTCCACAGGCGCAGCGCGGGCTGCCGCAGCTCCTGGCGCTGGGTCGCGGCCAGCTGCAGGGTCAGCAGCAGAAAGCCCATGAGCAGGGCCAGCATCAGGGTCGGCACATGGATATGCACAGCGCGCTCCCTGGCGCCGCAAGCGCGGCGACCTTGCTGCGAGTGTACTCAGCGCAGGCGCTCGATCAGCGCCATCGCGGCGGCCGGCGCCCGCTCCTTGGCCCCGCTGATGAAGAACATGAACACATCTCGCGCCGCGCTGCCCTCGCGCAACTCCGGCTCCACCAGGGGCACGCCGGCCGGCGTACCGCCCGCGCGCCAGCAGCGCGCGCTGGCCGCCAGCGCGTCCAGCACCTCGGCCGTGCAGCCCTGCGGCAAGGCGCTCACGGTGCGCATGATGCGGCTGTAGATGAAGGAGCCGCTGGCATCGGCGATGGCCGGGTAGTCGTCCGACTCGGTGAACACGATGGTCGCGCCATGGCGCCGCGCCAGGGCAAGGAACTCGGCGCAGCGGAAACTCTCGTGCCGCACATCCAGCGCATGCCGCAGGGGCACGCCGGCCACCGCGGACGGCAGCAGCCGCAGAAAGGCCGCGAAATCCACCGGATCAAAACGCTTGCTCGGCGCGAACTGCCAGACGATAGGCCCCAGCTTCTCGCCCAGCTCGGCAATGCCGCTGTCCAGGAAGCGCTGCACGGATTCGCCGGCCTCGGCCAGCACGCGCCGGTTCGTCGCGAAGCGGTGGGCCTTGAGCGAGAACTTGAAGCCCTGCGGCGTGCTGTCCCGCCATTTGGCAAAGGTGGGCGGCTTGAAGCTGCTGTAGTAGGTGCCATTCACCTCGATGGCCGTGAGCTGGCGGCTGGCATATTCCAGCTCGCGCGCGGCCGGCAGGCCCGGCGGATAGAAGGTCTGGCGCCAGGGCTCGTAGTTCCAGCCGCCGATGCCCACATAGATGCCTTCGCTGCTCATGCGCTACCTCCCAGCAGATGTTCCAGACCTTGCAGGCCGCGCCGCGTGGGGCGCAGCGCGCGGCTGTCCAGCTCGGCCCGCAGCCAGCCCTGCCCCAGCAGGGCCTGCAGCCAGGCCGCCCCGAGCGCGCCCCCCAGATGCGGGCGCCGCTCGCTCCAGTCCATGCAGGCACAGGCCAGGCGGCGCCGCCGCGCGGCCCGGGCCGCTGCCACATCCACGCCCAGACGGCTCAGGGCCGCCTCGCCCGCGGGGGTGAGCCCATAGTCGCGGGGCGCCGCCGCGGGCGGCACGACGATCCAGCCGCGGCGCAGCGCATGGTCGTGCAGACGCACGCCCCAGTGGCCGGCCAGATGGTCGTAGCAGCGCCGCGCCTCGCGCAGGGGCTCGGGGGTGCTGGGCTCAAAGGCCGGCGCGGGCGCCGCACGCGCGGCCACCACCAGCAGCGCCTCCAGCGCGCTGCCCACCTCGCCGCCCGCCAGGCGGTAGTAGCGATGCCGGCCCTGGCTCTGGCACTGCAGCAGGCCCTGGCGCAGCAGGCGCGCGAGATGGCTGCTGGCCGTGGAGGCGGCCACATCGCCCACCGCCGCCAGCTCGGTGGCCGTGCGCGCATGACCATCCAGCAGGCAGCACAGCATGCGCGCACGCACCGGCTCGGCCATGCACTGGGCGATCTCGGACAGCGCCAGATCGGCGCGCGGCGGCGGGTCTTCGCTGGGGCGGGGCATGGGGGCATTGTGCGCCGCCACGGCCATGCATGTTTCGCTCGCCATCGAAGCATGGGCGGCCGCCCGCCGCCACCATTCGCTCATGCTGACACCCGCCATTCCTCTGAACCTGCTCACGGCCGCCCAGGCCGCCGAGCCCTGGGCCTTCTACACCGAGCGCCTGCAGCGCCCGGGCCTGCATCACGATCCCGCGCTAGGCCTCTGGTGGGCCGGTGAGGCGCAGACCGTGCGCCGCTGGCTCGGTGATCCCCGGCTGGGCGTGCGCCCGCCGGACGCGATCATCCCGCCCGCGCTGCAGCCCCGACGCTTTGGCACGCTCTTCGGCCAATGGCTGCGCATGCGTGACGACGCCGGCCACGCGGCTGAGAAGCAGCGCCTGCACCAGGCCCTGGCCGCCTGGCCCGCCGCAGACATCCTCGACGCAGCCTCGCGCTGCTGCGCCATCGCCGCGCGGGCCGGCCTGTCGCACTGGCAATGGGCCAGCCTGCCCTGCACGGTGGCGGCGCTGCTGGGCCGGCCCATGCACAGCCTGGCCTTGCAGCAGGCGCTGCTGGCTCAGCTGGACAGCTTTGCGCAAGCCTTGAAGCCCGCGGCCGACCTGGCGACCCTGCTCGCGGCCGATGCCGCCTGCCAGACCCTGGGCGAGCGGCTGGCGCCACAGCAGATCGCCCTGCTGTGGCAGGCCTACGAGGCCGGCGCCGCCCTGCTGGGCCAGGCCTGGCTGGATGAGCGCCTGCCCGAGGCCCTGGTCCGGACGGGACCGCTGCGGGCGCCCGTGCACCACACCCGGCGCTGGACGCGCGAGGCCCTGGTCCATGAGGGCCAGGTCTTGCCCGCGGGCAGCCCGGTGATCCTGCTGCTGCTGGCCGAGCCCGAGCTGGCCTGGGGCCATGGCGCTCACCGCTGCCCGGGGCGCGATCTGGCCCTGGCCATCGCGGCGCAGGCACTGCGCCATGCGCCCATGGCCCCCGGCCCCGATATCGCGCCGCACGGCGGCCTGCGCCACTGGCCGCTGCCCAACGCCCGGATCCCTCTTCTATGAAAGCGATGATGAACCCGAGAAGCCGACGCATCCACCCGTCCGTCCTGTACTTCGGCCAGCCGGTCGCCCTGCTGAGCACGCTCAATGCCGATGGCAGCAGCAATCTCTCGCCGATCTCTTCCTGCTGGTCGCTGGGCCGCCGCCTGGTGCTGGGCCTGGGCCTTGATGGCCAGGCCTGGGCCAATCTGCAGCGCGATCCTGGCCTGGTGCTGAACCTGCCGGAAGCCGCGCAATGGCCGGCTGTCGAGCGTCTGGGCCGGCTCACCGGCCTGGCCGAGGTGCCGGCCTACAAAGCGGCCATGGGCTACCGGCATTGCGCCGACAAGTTCGCCGCCGCCGGCCTGCAGCCCGTGGCCAGCGAGCAGGTGCGTCCGGCGCGGGTGCACGAATGCCCGGCCCAGCTGGAGGCGCGCGCCTTGCTGCCCCAGGGCGACCTGCTCGAGCCGACCCTGCGGCAGGCCCGCGAGCGCGGCTTCCTGATCCTCGAGGCCGAGGTGCTGCAGGTCCATGCCCACGAGCGCATCTGCCTGCCCGGCAGCGAGCACATCGACACCCGCGCCTGGCAGCCCCTGCTCTATGTGTTCCGCCATTACTGCGGCACCAGCGCACCGCTGGGCGCCAATTTCCGCGCCGAAACCACTCTGCCCGAGAAGGCCTGCACCCCATGATCGCCGTCATCTTCGAAGTGCTGCCCGCGCCCGCGGGCCGCCAGCGCTACCTGGACCTGGCCGCCAAGCTCAAGCCGCTGCTGGAGCGCGTGGACGGCTTCATCAGCATCGAGCGCTTCCAGAGCCTGAGCGATCCGGGCAAGCTGCTCTCGCTGTCCTTCTGGCGCGATGAGGCCGCCGTGCAGCGCTGGCGGCAGCTTGAAGCGCACCGCGCGGCCCAGGCCGAAGGCCGTGCCGGCGTGTTTGCCGACTACCGCCTGCGCGTGGCCACGGTGGAGCGCGACTATGGCCTGCACCCGCGCGAACAGGCCCCCCCGGACAGCCGCCGCCACCATGGCGAGCGCCCGGCTTGAGGTATGGTCACTCCCTCATAAGAAAGGGAGGACTGGATCATGGATACCCACGCCCGCTCGCGGCAAAAAAGCCACTGGCGCCGAACGCTGGCCGCAGCCGCAGCCGTCTTGTTGAGCCCCCTGGCCCAGGCGAGCGAGCCGCCGCTGCCGCCGCCCCCGGCTGCCCAGGACGCACCCTATCTCGGCCCGCTGCGCCTGCAGGTGGACGCCACCGATCTGGACCGCCGCGTCTTCCAGGTGCGCCAGCAGCTGCCGGTGCGGCCGGGCCCGCTGACGCTCTACTTCCCGCAGTACCTGCCGGGCACGCACGGGCCCTACGGCGCCATCGAGCGCCTGGCCGGGGTGCAGATCCGCGCCGGTGCACGCGAGATCCCCTGGCTGCGCGATGCGGCCGATCCCTATGCCCTGCGCCTGGAGGTGCCCCCGGGCGTGGACGAGCTGCAGCTGCAGTTCCAGTTCCTCACGCCCACCACCCGCGAGGGCGGGCGCCAGCTCATCACGCGCGAGATGCTGAACCTGCAGTGGAACAGCGTGCTGCTCTACCCCGCCGGCCACCACGCCAGCGCCCTGCAGGTGCAGGCCAGCGTGCGCCTGCCCGCGGGCTGGCAGCAGGCCAGCGCGCTGCGCGTGGCCCAGCAGCGCCGTGAGGGCGAGACCGAGCTGCTGGAGTTCCAACGCGTGAGCCTGGAGACCCTGGTGGACTCACCCCTGTTTGCCGGCGCCCATCTGCGCCGCGTGCCCCTGGAGGCGCCGGGCAGCGCGCGGCCCGTGGTGCTGAACATCGTGGCCGACACGCCCGAGCTGCTGCGCGAGATCAGCGAGGAGCAGCTGCAGGCCCACCGCCGCCGGGTGGAGCAGGCCGACCGGCTCTTCGGCGCGCGCCACTTCGCCAAGTACGACTTCCTGCTGGCGCTCTCGGACCAGCTGGGCGGCATCGGCCTGGAGCATCACGAGAGCAGCGAGAACGGCGTGAAGCCCGGCTACTTCCGCGACTGGGCCAAGCGCGCCGGTTCGCGCGAGCTGCTGCCGCACGAGTACGTCCACTCCTGGAACGGCAAGTTCCGCCGCCCGCTGGACCTCTGGACCCCGCACTACAACCTGCCCATGCGCAACAGCCTGCTCTGGCTCTACGAGGGCCAGACCCAGTACTGGGGCAAGCTGCTGGCGGCGCGCAGCGGCCTGGTGAGCGCCGAGCAGGCGCGCGAGGGCCTGGCCCAGATGGCGGCCACCGCGGCCCACCGCGCCGGCCGCGTCTGGCGCTCGCTGCAGGACACCACGGTGGAGCCCAGCAGCGGGCGCCGCGGCGCCATGCCCGACTGGCGCAACTGGCAGCGCGGCGCCGACTACTACGACGAGGCCGCCCTGGTCTGGCTGGATGCCGACACCCTGATCCGCGAGAAGAGCGGCGGCCAGCGCAGCCTGGACGATTTCGCCCGCACCTTCTTCGGCCTGGAGGACGGCCGCGTCCAGCCCCTCACCTACCGCTTCGATGATGTGGTGGACGCGCTCGAGCGCATCCAGCCGCACGACTGGCGCCGCTTTCTGCGCGAGCGCCTGGACCGGCATGAGCCCCAGGCCCCGCTGGACGGGCTGGAGCGCGCCGGCTGGCGCCTGAGCTGGGCCGAAACCGAGAGCCCCCTCGCCCACAACAGCGACTCGGAATGGCGCAGTGACGACTTTGCCTACTCCCTGGGCCTCTACCTCAAGCGCGACGGCCAGGTGGACAGCGTGCTCTGGGACAGCCCGGCCTGGAGCGCCGGCCTGAGCCGCGCGGTGCAGCTGGTGGCGGTGAACGGCCTGGCCTACAAGGCCGAGCGCCTGGCCACGGCCATCTCGGCCAACAAGGGCGGCCAGGCGCCCATCGCCCTGCTGCTCAAGGAGGGCGAGCGCTACCGCAGCATCACGCTGGACTACCGCGGCGGCCTGCGCTATCCGCGGCTCACGCGCATCGAGGACAGGCCCGAGCGCCTGGACGCGCAGCTGCTGGCGCCGCGGCGCTGAGGCGCCGTCACGGGGCTGGCGTAGAGTCGGCCTCTTCCCCGCATTGAACACGGCACCGCACCGCCATGAAGACATCTGCCCGCACCCGGACCCTGACCACCCTCGCCGCCTTCGTCGGCGGCCTGAGCCTGCTGGGCGCCTGCGTGCAGGCCGAGCCGGTGGGCGAGGTGGACACGGTGTTCAAGTTCATAGGCCCCG is part of the Shinella sp. XGS7 genome and harbors:
- a CDS encoding DUF72 domain-containing protein encodes the protein MSSEGIYVGIGGWNYEPWRQTFYPPGLPAARELEYASRQLTAIEVNGTYYSSFKPPTFAKWRDSTPQGFKFSLKAHRFATNRRVLAEAGESVQRFLDSGIAELGEKLGPIVWQFAPSKRFDPVDFAAFLRLLPSAVAGVPLRHALDVRHESFRCAEFLALARRHGATIVFTESDDYPAIADASGSFIYSRIMRTVSALPQGCTAEVLDALAASARCWRAGGTPAGVPLVEPELREGSAARDVFMFFISGAKERAPAAAMALIERLR
- a CDS encoding flavin reductase family protein; amino-acid sequence: MKAMMNPRSRRIHPSVLYFGQPVALLSTLNADGSSNLSPISSCWSLGRRLVLGLGLDGQAWANLQRDPGLVLNLPEAAQWPAVERLGRLTGLAEVPAYKAAMGYRHCADKFAAAGLQPVASEQVRPARVHECPAQLEARALLPQGDLLEPTLRQARERGFLILEAEVLQVHAHERICLPGSEHIDTRAWQPLLYVFRHYCGTSAPLGANFRAETTLPEKACTP
- a CDS encoding PepSY domain-containing protein, which produces MKTPRHSAPLLALGFGLLTLSHAALAGPSCQVPPERWMKEADFRKTVEAQGYQIKTLKVSKGRCYEIYGQDAAGHKVEIYFDPATAAVLERK
- a CDS encoding GGDEF domain-containing protein — its product is MHIHVPTLMLALLMGFLLLTLQLAATQRQELRQPALRLWTQGCWAMLLGFALLVARIWAPYWVSVLFGNALIALGLLLYHHALSLHLRQRLASRWSWAALGLSCLWLALSLLLDWTPGARTALMSLLLAGFAGASLLLSLRRGWQAEPALRMVALTFGLATGALLLRAGDAWLRPEGYTALVQTGLVPGLTFLVGFLSLMGSGFGFVLACLERVARQMETMATLDGLTGCLNRMTTDTLLAHSLERGRREGRPLAFALLDLDHFKQINDQHGHRAGDAVLRAFVVEVRSRLRASDVLGRVGGEEFGIILPGTDGPGAHCLIEQVRRAVEALRIPGCGEGGSELCLTVSAGVAVAEPQAGLSADALYARADAALYRAKHLGRNRVQLGPAEGGEQALSGAA
- a CDS encoding cytochrome b/b6 domain-containing protein — protein: MSARAEPVWDRFVRVFHWSLVACVAFNLLVQDDGERLHRWSGYLASGLVLARIVWGFIGSRHARFADFFPTPARLRAHLQALRAGRPEAHEGHNPLGALMMLALLALVLSLGLTGWMQGLDAFWGEEWLEELHEGLAATLQGLVLLHVGAALLMSHLERTDLIRAMITGFKRRR
- a CDS encoding helix-turn-helix transcriptional regulator; the encoded protein is MPRPSEDPPPRADLALSEIAQCMAEPVRARMLCCLLDGHARTATELAAVGDVAASTASSHLARLLRQGLLQCQSQGRHRYYRLAGGEVGSALEALLVVAARAAPAPAFEPSTPEPLREARRCYDHLAGHWGVRLHDHALRRGWIVVPPAAAPRDYGLTPAGEAALSRLGVDVAAARAARRRRLACACMDWSERRPHLGGALGAAWLQALLGQGWLRAELDSRALRPTRRGLQGLEHLLGGSA
- a CDS encoding antibiotic biosynthesis monooxygenase, with product MIAVIFEVLPAPAGRQRYLDLAAKLKPLLERVDGFISIERFQSLSDPGKLLSLSFWRDEAAVQRWRQLEAHRAAQAEGRAGVFADYRLRVATVERDYGLHPREQAPPDSRRHHGERPA
- a CDS encoding M61 family metallopeptidase; translation: MLSPLAQASEPPLPPPPAAQDAPYLGPLRLQVDATDLDRRVFQVRQQLPVRPGPLTLYFPQYLPGTHGPYGAIERLAGVQIRAGAREIPWLRDAADPYALRLEVPPGVDELQLQFQFLTPTTREGGRQLITREMLNLQWNSVLLYPAGHHASALQVQASVRLPAGWQQASALRVAQQRREGETELLEFQRVSLETLVDSPLFAGAHLRRVPLEAPGSARPVVLNIVADTPELLREISEEQLQAHRRRVEQADRLFGARHFAKYDFLLALSDQLGGIGLEHHESSENGVKPGYFRDWAKRAGSRELLPHEYVHSWNGKFRRPLDLWTPHYNLPMRNSLLWLYEGQTQYWGKLLAARSGLVSAEQAREGLAQMAATAAHRAGRVWRSLQDTTVEPSSGRRGAMPDWRNWQRGADYYDEAALVWLDADTLIREKSGGQRSLDDFARTFFGLEDGRVQPLTYRFDDVVDALERIQPHDWRRFLRERLDRHEPQAPLDGLERAGWRLSWAETESPLAHNSDSEWRSDDFAYSLGLYLKRDGQVDSVLWDSPAWSAGLSRAVQLVAVNGLAYKAERLATAISANKGGQAPIALLLKEGERYRSITLDYRGGLRYPRLTRIEDRPERLDAQLLAPRR